One Ranitomeya variabilis isolate aRanVar5 chromosome 4, aRanVar5.hap1, whole genome shotgun sequence genomic window, CCTAAACCTCCATCAAAGGCTTCTCATGAAGCCAATCAGTCTTCTTCTTTGCACTGATAAGGGGAAATAACCCCGAAACAGGTGAATAGCCAAAAGGAATCCTGAGGCACCAGAGGATAATCCCTAACAAGTTAGATTTTTATTccattgttataaaaaaaaaatcacagcaaaagGAAGACTAGCCAACATTTCGGCCATATCTGGTTTTTCTCAAGCCTCAAATCATAGCTATATTTTGAAGCTTGAGGAAGGCCAGACATTGCCTTGTCTTAGTTTTGCTGTGATGTTTAATACTATGGAATGAAGATTTAACTCTTTAAGGTTTATCCTCAGGTGCCTCAGGAGTTTTGGATATTCTACTGCTTTGGGGCCTAATGGGAGGCCCTACCAAGTAAGCCCAGAATTTATCAATGGTGCATAAGACTTGGACACTGATTAACCCCAAAGCAGCTGTCTGCGAATGGAGTTCTTTCTCTTTGGGagaagattctgatttggctttataTCCTGGCATGTGCCAAGACTCTTTAAATGGGCAAATATTGACCTCTAGAATTGTtacctctaagggtactgtcacacagtggcactttgatcgctccgacggcacgatccgtgacgttgcagcgtcgcttgattatcgctccagcgtcgcagactgcggtcacactttgcaatgcacggcgctggagcgataatttcatgacgtagttgcgatgtagaagtcatacgggacattgggaatatcgtgcacacctttgttacacgatgcgatcatgccgccacagcgggacacttgacgactaaataaagtttcaaacgatctgctacgacgtacgattctcagcggggtccctgatcgcagtagcgtgtcagacacagcgatatcgtaactatatcgctggaacgtcacggatcgtgccgttgtagcgaccaaagtgccactgtgtgacagtacccttacaggtgACAATGGAGACCCTGTACTTTCTCTTCAGAGATGTTATTTGTGTACAGGAAGGATTCATGACCTATAATTCTCTCTATGCAGACTTGTTGCTCTCCTCTCAGAGAAACTTTACTAGCAATTATCTGTGGTCTGTGacatactgtgcagtgtaaatcacCATGTAGATTTTCAGGACTGTAAGAATGAGGTGCTGAGAGAACTGAGCTAGGATCTGATAGTTCCCTGCCACATAAGCGGATACCAGTACTATAGAAGCCATGTTAGGTCAGATGGCCCTGTTATACATTTTGCATTGGGGTCCTGGAATGTAAAGTCATTCATATGACCTAGTAAATAGATGTTTTCCACCCATCTCTTGGGACCGCCTAAAGGTGCATGCCCACGATGTATGAATGAGATGCAAAGATACTTACATTATACCACGATCAATTACATTACTTTGTTGGGCTTGATCCAAAATATCGTTTTCTTGAGCACAAGCAATGTCGTTCTCTCCTGGTATGCAgagaattttttgttttgtttctttctTCATAGGGAATCCTACAGATAATTTAACAATAGTGTCTGGTTAATACAAGAAAATACATTTTTAATGTTTAAAGCAAAGGAAATAATAAGCGCACAGTCAGGAACACACCATGAGGAATTTGTGTTTATTATATGAATGAAAGTAttgctttatttttttataaactccagatataaaatattttttagaacATCACTAAACGTCCTAGAGCAGTGTTccacaactctggtcctcaagagccaccaacagatcatgttttcaggatttccttagtattgcacaggtgattgaatgcttgcctgtccaggtgatgcaattatcacctgtgcaatactaaggaaatcctgaaaacatgacctgttggtggctcttgaggaccggacttggggaacactgtcctagagtatgtgcacacgatcaggaatcggcagcgctttggatgcagcacatgtccgctgcgtccaaagcgctcttGGCTATTGACCGCAGGTGATTCCtacgtgttcactgaactgtgcggattcaccgCTTCCGATACAGTGCACGGTAATATTTATCTGGCGGAGGCtcgtgtctctgcaagataaatagacatgctgcagtgtgGAAAGATGTGCTGCATGCccgtctccgcgggtgatccgcaAGAGTCTCTAGACACATAGTGGCATGGGATATCTtcgaatcccatccactatgctgtaatatccggACGCTacacaagtacgcagcgtccaacccccatcctttactgatcgtgtgcacctacccttactaacAAATGCAGATCAGTGAGCGAAAAGATACAATAGCCGGACAAGATATAATACAAACAGaagctttttttaatttaatttttttacaggaggTTTCTCATGCACAGAATTGGGACACTTGTATTGTCTGAAACATTTTGATGTTGTTTTCACAAAACTATATTTAAGAAACATACGTAATACATATTGTCACATTTTCAGTGGATTTGTGCCCCAAGGGGTGTCCAAGGTTGACAAGCTTTCGTAAATTCACAGACTGTAAAAATAATCGACTTTTGCTCAATGTCCATGGTGCTTTGAACATAAATGacatgtccatgatttttttttaaagcacgtGGCCCATGTTCTGTTCAGTGATTGCTGGTTCAAGGAGGTTTTGACAATCTGTACAATGTTGTCAGCCCTATTCATGAAAGAGAGCTGGAAGAGAAGGTGCTAAGTAATGAAAGAGACCCTGTACATTCCGGCTGTGTGGATATGGACCACCTCCATCATTATAATGAGTGTCATGTAGAGTCCTAGTGGACTACTTCCAGAGTATACCAGATATGGTATGCAGGGCAGGGGTAACATCAACCCTACTAGGCAAGAGTGACCATAGAAACATTGACTCCTGCCGAGAATAAGCCCAGTGCTGCCTTGTCCCCACCCGAAAGTAAATCAGAAGTTGGAGCACTGACTGAAGTGAGGTAATGCTTTATTTATGGATTGGTATTTTTCTGTTTTCTTGCAATGGCTAGTGGCAAGCTGCTCCTGGCATATGGCCCAGCAGGGGGGCTTCCTGCTATACCATCACATATCATTCACATGTTTATAGTAGATCTTTGGAAGGTCTACGTCTACCACTTCTTAGATCCAATCTTGTATAAAGTGCAGAAAGTTAATGCTTCACCATCTTACCTAAGGTGTCCGCGACTCTAAAATCTTATTTTATCTCATGTGCAGGTATAGAGTTTTGTAATTTGTTTCAGGTCTTTGTGCCTCTCTAAaaacttaaacaaaaaaaaaaaaaagctgtaggcAGAACTGATAGAGCGACTCAAAATTTCCTAAGAATAGGTACAAATATGGTCTGAATTGCGTCATGACATGAATCAGCCTTCCTCTCAGCTTTTCACAATAACCTATTTAGCAATATTATACTAAAGATAAAAAGTGTGCGTATGTGTCCACAATGTGTTGCATGCAAGGAGTCGTGTCTAAGGATATATGTAAAGTGTAAAAGTggttttaatttttgtttcataaATCAGTAGTAAACACGAAAAgtagaaactttgtaatgtatcttattagtgaaatctgcttctttctccaccggAAATGatgattcattctcaaaattctaaattcacaggtaaaatctgtattcagtgaaaacgTATTTTCCCATTATTGAGATAAGAAATGGCATTTGCTACTAATAAAATTCAATGTTGACCTGATGGGGAGGagctctgcttctagctcctccctcccctcctcccctttacatagaatcttatcagtactaACTGTCATCATTTCCTATCAGTGATGTAACaatttgtcttcactgaatacagattttacctgtgaattgagaatttgagAATGAAAGCTCAGTTCTGGTGAAGAAGAAAGCTAATTTCCCTGATGAGATAtgttacaaatagtgatgagcaaatgtgctggtATAAGTGGTTATCCGCCATgatcgtgtgctaaccaagtgacttcggcgagctagaaaaatatgtttgagtcccgtggctgttagacagccacaacacatgcagggattgtctgttagtCAATAAAAATGCCATCTTGTCCTTCAATAAATAGGTTCCATCGACACATTAGGAGTATTTGAAAATGAAAaaacagtaaagaaaaaaaatttctTTGAAAATTCAGATatttttccaccactaaaataaaaaaaaaactggacaagtttgatatcgctgtaattgtactgatgaggagaatcatactggcaggtcattTTCACCATGCAATATGCGCCATCAAAacaattccccccccaaaaaattcaGGAATTGTGgggatttttttgcaatttcaccacgcttgaactttttctcccattttccagtatactgTGTGGTACAATTAATGGTATAATTCAAAAGTACAAGCCCTCACAGTAACattgaaaagttatggctcttggtagAAGGGAAAGTAAAAACTAGAAAGAAAACAGAAATTGGCCGAGTGGGAAAGGGGTTAAGATACAGGACGGTGTTGCATGAAAGATTTATGGTCTCCCTATTCGGTGACCATAGATGTACGTGGGAATCGGTTCAGGATAACTTGGTTCTTGTAAAGGTAATGACCTTGATGGTTATTCAGACTTTTAAAAGACAACATGCTTGGTGGTTACAAACAATATCACAAGAGGAAATAGCTTGAAAAGACCAAGATATTTACCATCCATATACATCAACTAATCAAGCAAACAAGCAAGCAAGCAGTATATGGGACGGCACTTCTCCATGAAACTTATCAGCAAGTCCAAGCTGGAGGCAGTAATGTATAGTAATGGAGGCGCTAAGTGGAACTAGGAGTCACAGAATAATGGAAAAAAGAAGGACGATCCTCTGCACTAACTACCCAGTACAATGGCAGACATTAACCCGTCCAAGGCGGTTGTGAATGCTACTAACTCCCACTAGTTATGACGCAGAGACTCTTTGCTGGGCTGTGCACTGTTCCTCTCCGATGCCAGCCAGTCCGTCTGCATGTATGCGGTCTGTACTGGTGGGAAACAGAACATGTTCATGGACTTACGTGGGCACGGATTCTATTGCTGACCCCACTGATTCTGCAGTAACACTGTTAATTCAGTGCTTAAGGGACAAGACGTAAACCTTGCTCCTAAAGTGTGGCGTTTCAGAATATAAGCCCATATCGGTGGATCCCATGAATTTCTGTTTTAATATCCTATGGACATGACTAGGTGCCAATATATTGAATGTGTAAAGATAGTGGCAAAAATGGCTTGAGAAATGGCTCTTAAAAACTAACTTGAGCTATAAAAGCTAAATATCAAAATTCGAGTTAAACGTAAGTTATTCCAATTCATTGTATACAACGTCCATATTGCTGGTGTGAAGAAGCAATGGAATGGCCTTACCTTGTACAAGGCTTCCAGCAACGACAAGAATACTGAATAAGAGGAACATTTTCATGCTGTTCAAAACAGAAGTTTCATCAACTGTAGAGCTAATCCTCACAGCTTCAAGACCAGATATCGAAATGGGGCAGCAAGTTCCTCAGCTACTAAATGTTTCCACCAAAAACCACTATGACCAACCCCTGTATTTGTCATAGCTTCCTGCCCAAATGTTAGAACACGAGTATAGTGAACTGAAGGTGACAAATTCTGCGGAAACAGGTTGTGAGACCCGAAACACGAGACATCGTGTTCTCATGGAATTTTTAGAAATGTTGATATTTTTCTTTGATAGTCTCTTAGTGTTTTTTTAgattgtaaataaaataaaaacaaactgaACCAAAACTGACCACAAAATTCTAATCTgatgggggaaattaaaatgaaaTACTTTCTTTTTAGAAAACGGCTTATAAAATGTTTCAGAAAATTGTAGGAGGAGGAATGCTTTCAGCAAACAGGTCCAGTTGGATGAAAAGAAGATTTTTATTTCTATGCAAATTCACCTTTTTTTTCAGAACTTTCTTATTTTGCTTATGCGTTATGGTTTGCTACTTGTCTATCGGAGGTTACCGGCCACAGCTCCAGTCTTGCAGCAGTGGTCGAGGAtgctcagtgcttacaagctctatacAAAAGCTCTTGTAAGCACTGTTCTGAAGTTGTCAGGGATCCTAGAGCGCATTATCAGCTCCCTATCCGCTCAGCTTCAGTGCCACTGCATTGTTATCTTGCGGAGGCAAAGCTGCGTCATATAGCAGCATCAGGGAGAGCACGGATCTATCTGGTAAACAGCAAAATGATGATGCTGGTCCGCACTGAAAATCAAGCAGGAGCACTGGAAGCTATGAGGCAGGGGAGCGGAGCACTCCTGCCAAAGATGGTGGGAATAACCCATTAAATTTGAGTTTGCAAGAATTCGACAGTCATTGTTGAACCCATTGAACGTTCTTCAACCTCAAACATCTTAACTTTCTCTCCTACAGATTGTAAGTTACGGTATATGCAGAAAACATTTTCCACATCAACAAGCTGGTACCTCGAATCTAAGTAGACTTGCTGACAAGAGAGGAAGCAAAATGCTTAACTACAGAGGAACAGCCACGTAAGACATCGGATTAACGTGTGAACTGACCACTTCCTTTATATCTTTGCAGAAAGATGATATATCAGTGCCAAGATCTCTTTGCCTACGTGATGATAACGCCAGATACTCATATCTAAATGTAACACTTTATTTAAGGTTTAAAATAGAATCTGCCATCAGTTCTCTGCGTAGTAAATACTTGTATTCATTATGATATAAGGACGCTGCATTGTGCTGTTCCTCGGTTATTCCTCCTGAAAATGGgcaaataaattgacaactgggtgttacaaaGCCCCTGCTAAGATGTTTCCCTGAACAGTCTGACGCTGTCAGCATTGATTGATCAGTGTTAATATGGTTTCACATGGACCTTTCTCCCATCCGAAAACAAGGACTGTGTTTCATGCATGTATGAAACTGGCCTTAGAGTATGTTGGGACACCCCATCAACAAAATACACTGGGTTGTCAATTTATTTATGCATTTACCAGTGGAATAACAGAGTAACAGCGCAATACAGAGTTTCAAGAAAAAGTACTCTAGTTATTTCATGAGGAATTCAAGTATTTAAAAAAGGAAACAAGTCAGAAGAGCTCTTTAAAAGAAGgatttttatctctttttttttttttttttaagaacaagATTTCTtaagaataaaataagaacaaacaTTGCAGTCAATCATTGGTCGCCGGTGGAGTCAGTTACTGTCCATTTGTAGGTCACTTCCATAGAATAAATGGCTGCAGTTGGAGGTCCACATACATCGTTCATTCTCCTCCCTTGACATGCATTGCTCCTGCATTCTGCGCACGCGCAGGTCCTTGGCGATGGGAATATTGCAAACTATGTTTCAACACCAAGTCCTGTACAATGTTTAGAGAGTGaaaacttagactagacagtctgAACGTGTGCTGAAGTGATCAGTGTTTCATGCTGGTTGAAAAATTTGGCAGATCATATGTAAATGAGGGGTTTTGGTGCAACTTTCCACACTCTCAATTACAAGACGCCGTCCCTTCCCTCATGCTGATGGGCAGTGATCCCTTTGGAGCATTGTCTGCTCTACATCCCCAGCCCTGAACATGCTGACACTGGAGGGTCCGTGCCCCTGCATATACAGTGTTAGTGTGTCCAGGGGCAGATTTCTCATCCCCTTATCTTGTGTATAGCGGAGGTTTGctgcacacaggatcacacagCATCAGTGGCCGAAGCTGACAGGAGAGGGGTGAGGAGAATGACCACAGTGTCAATGTATGTGTGCTCTCATCCCTTTCCGGAATATCCCTTTACCTCTATGAAGGTCTGCATAGCTCCATTTTGGggttgacagactccctttaaatagtTTTTGTCTAACCTTATGCCATCTCATGGTTGGCTTAGGCTGGGTACATACTGAGTTTGTGCCTACTGTCAGACCCATGTGCTCAGGAGGTACGTGCCCAACAGTGGCCATAGTTTGGAAGGATGTCTGGGCATCTATTGTAAAGAAATGTATTCTGCATGGTATATGTTTTTTTGCAGTTGTCCACTGTATATTAAAGCgcagtctgctgcacatttttctgCAGTAAAATAGTAAAATAAGCAATATTCAATAAGCAGAGTGGAGCACACTCTTGGCCTCCGTGTGGTCAATAGGAGCCTATGGGAATGTAACTGTATGTATCAGGAAAAGCTCCTGACGTATATTAAAAGCTAAATATAAAGATGTAGTGTGCACTTAGTTTTACTATGTTacatttaaaagggaacctgtcatatcaaAAAATACTATTAGCCCATAGAtgtggggttaatctgtaggttgaTAGTGTTCTGCGCTGAGAGTCCAGTTCCTTGGAGGAAATAAACAGGTGTAATGCTgcggtagcatcgtacgcagtgaagaggcaatgacccacaaagttccaacacaaagtctctttcatgtgtttcctcacagcattaaagtccaattcacataaatgtatataacttcagtgtatattataagtgttcagttcataccagttcatagcactacatatcatcatatggcttttagattgcagtccctaaacacgccggacctctccttgtccagtatccgtggggcgacggcacgccatattacagtctccatacacagcctcatatgttgcagtcaCTACACGCACTAGTCCTCctttgactagttcccgtgggtgtcctgtatCACTCTATCACAGGCTCTctactcacacagccatacacagcccaggatatcctccggatagcagccctgcaccatatccacctgtttgcaatcgttacccaTGCcactcctctttcgggcacaggacatccacctccgagcacaggactgtccacatccgagaccagtaccatggacgtctTGCTTCTCTgtttacgctgcgggtgccaggctattcagctgccctgggtgctggctccgctggcctgtgcctccatgcactcaaccAGCACTCTGCAAGCCTCTGatctgcacaacagcacacaccagactgacactgacattgcACCACACACCTGACACacgcataccccttactgcagggtttttaacacaaatctgtggccttcagccacatggaaaacccggaccagaaatccgtgactcccatgcacacctatagacttcatccgtctccatgcataacctggggagaacatacagcgacccctacctgtgacatgagtcactacctcactgttgtgaattctgtttttgggctccctctggtggctgcagatggtactgggtgacttgcgttccctacggtctctggcatccacctgttccatcaggaagtgggagttcctatttaacctggcttctctgtcattccctcgccggctatcaatgtatcagtgtgtctctgttacctttgctacctgctcctaaagcctacaggacaagctaagtctggatttccctgtttcatgtttgctttcatgtttttagtccagcttgcagatatgtaaatctctgctgctggttgctctagtgggctgaaattaccactcatgtaccatgagttggcacatgagttcaagtaatttcaggatggtattttgaagggttttaagctgactgcgcagttcaccttttgtatcctctgctatctagctttagcgggcctcattttgctgaatctgttttcataactacgtttgtgccttcctctcatttcaccgtccttacatgtggggggctgctatttctgtgggaatatttctctggaggcaagagaggtctgtgattcttctgataggggaagctagatctccggctggcgcgagacgtctagagcccccccaggaacgttccccggctgctgctagttgtgtgttgaggttcaggatcgcggtcagctcaggttccatcaccctagagctcgtcctgtttttgcccgtgttcttttgttaattccctgccattgggaacatgacagtatagccggcccacaaagtgttaattgtattggctgaagtaggaggaaaagaagtctgaggaacctttttttttttttttcctctctcttactcagtgtgctgcctagccataattgcagcctgctgcttctttcctcctcttaatccttgaatggctctgacctcagctgtttaacatggacgtccagagtttggcttccagcctgaataatcttgctgctaaggtgcaaaatatacaagattttgttgtacatgctcctgtgtctgaacctagaattcctaccccagagtttttttctggggatagatctagtttcctgaatttcaggaacaattgcaaattgtttctttctttgaaatctcgctcctctggagaccctgctcagcaggttaagattgttatatctttcctgcggggcgaccctcagaattgggcatttgcattggcaccaggggatcctgcgttgctcagtgtggatgcgttttttctggcattgggtttgctctatgaggaacctaacttagagattcaggctgaaaaagctttattagctctctctcaggggcaagatgaagcagaaatatattgtcagaaatttcggaaatggtcagtacttactcagtggaatgagtgcgccttggctgccaatttcagagagggcctttctgaggcagtaaaagatgttatggtggggtttcctgcgcctacaggtctgaatgagtctatgacaatggctattcagattgatcggcgtttacgggaacgcaaacctgtacaccagttggcagtgtctactgaacaggcacctgagactatgcaatgtaatagaattctgtccagaagcgaacggcaaaactatagacggaaaaatgggttgtgtttttattgtggtgattcagctcatgttatatcagcatgctctaaacgcacaaaaaaggttgataagtattttgccattggcactttgcagtataggttcattttgtctgtgactctgatttgttcattgtcatccatttccgtagatgcctatgtagattcgggggctgccctgagtcttatggattggtcatttgccaagcgctgtggtttttgtctggagcctctggaggtccctatccccttgaagggaattgactctacaccattggctaggaataaaccacaatattggacacatgtgactatgcgtatgactcccgttcatcaggaggtgattcgcttccttgtactgtataatctacatgatgtcctagtgcttggtctgccatggttacaagctcataatccagtccttgactggaaaacaatgtctgtgttaagctggggatgtcagggggttcatgatgatgcacctccgatttccatcgcttcgtctactccctctgaggtccctgcatttttgtctgactatcgagatgtttttgaggagcctaagctcaattcgctccctcctcatagggattgcgattgcgctatagatttaattcctggcagtaaatttcctaaaggtcgtttgtttaatctgtctgtgccagagcatactgctatgcgggattatattaaggagtccttggaaaagggacatatccgtccatcttcatcacctttaggagcaggggttttttttgtggccaaaaaagatggttccctgaggcctagtatagattatcgtcttttgaataaaattacagtcaaatatcagtaccctttgccattattgactgatttgtttgctcgcattaagggggctaaatggtttactaagatagatcttcggggtgcgtataatcttgtgcgaataaagcaaggggatgagtggaaaactgcatttaatacgcctgagggccattttgagtatttggtaatgccttttggactttctaatgctccttcagtcttccagtcctttatgcacaatattttccatgaatatctggataaatttatgattgtgtatttggatgatgttttgattttttctgatgattgggagtcccatgtccaacaggtcaggaaggtatttcagattttgcgggccaattctttgtttgtaaagggctcaaaatgtctttttggggtccagaagatttcttttttggggtacatcttttccccttctactattgagatggatcctgtcaaggttcaggctatttgtgactggacgcaacctacttctcttaagtcttcagaaattcttgggctttgctaatttctaccgtcgcttcataactaatttttctagtgtggttaaacctttgactgatttgactaagaagggtgctgatgttgctgattggtctcctgcggctgcggaggcctttcgggaacttaagcgccggttttcttctgctcctgtgttgcgccagccagatgtttcacttccttttcaggttgaggttgat contains:
- the LOC143769937 gene encoding uncharacterized protein LOC143769937, which gives rise to MKMFLLFSILVVAGSLVQGFPMKKETKQKILCIPGENDIACAQENDILDQAQQSNVIDRGIMSKKVDSYIASVSSYEEDAGSGNDVSSGEEPGSASESYADYNEITDTQKHFYEDNLII